A genomic window from Phyllopteryx taeniolatus isolate TA_2022b chromosome 2, UOR_Ptae_1.2, whole genome shotgun sequence includes:
- the LOC133470150 gene encoding EMILIN-1-A-like isoform X5: MALLLLLALLTCVDAKSAFPLRTSYNLYAGGHAHAQGARIASRHRNWCAHVVTKTVSCVVEDGVETYVKPDYHPCAWGSGQCSRVVVYRTYMKPRYKVAYKMVTQMEWKCCQGYSGNDCTNGPVGTGSTNRPQPQPRDGGSGMSTGQGGINTGFGQNGGHAGRVDNEKMRQLEEKIHTLTKTIDDLQSTITSMNEHFQGGVNKPVLHSSGGISSGARNPADAAQPEIKETIHSIQTKLDQLDNRTQAHDKTLVSINNHLVNGKGNDLEGGLSGGSLSEKSLNSLKEEILKELERRVSLSCSSCQAGVEDLHMQQQEDRERIRALEKQLNAMDVHYRQGIDGLRREVASSKGCCDTLNDLRNRVTDAERKISSAAENFDVLQNRLNNELKGGSGNSNNDGGFRGGVIGAEGGRSGSSRDIVVTEDKLNNRLKDLEQRVNGTMEQTEQSCAYLENDLKDYFHRELGDLRTVFLDRFDDQAFRITDVELDVGLVKQRVNEHDKTMSKLENRTSDLSRKLEECGCRSMGGGGEVGRGGGTTINGGGRGDTTGGASDTGGDRGGTSGGRVGNGGSRGSIGGSSGGLGRDEGGSGTVRGGGLPGIGGERDNSTRKSLEWRVVANEDQIRHFNTKLKDLSVSGDSLNDKVVDLSHDIHKIKALTGDHSEHFNRIVTEVELLGQDCEICGTVEDELRKLRNHSKDALGRLQNHINRLQLSLDSGGACNQMCSHLQDEVRLLREDVTRCTNKCGGSGSTSFTGANGGTREDGPRLDGERPLDGYSVIGGSINNNQMKTLQGELSEVILTFSSINDTLKGLEHTVQKHGSVITDLGNTKDKIISELDKIQQEVTEHIEKSRDRLDRMDEDVRRFESTMLVEMGDCKRSGDGLEKRLSKLEGVCGRLDGVYDSIHKIKEGLNQHVSSLWTCFSGLNNSVIHHGGILDFVQKNQDDVQSRMKNLNSSLNYILKEMQSFSDHALTGCETHLQPTKD; this comes from the exons GAATTGGTGTGCACACGTGGTAACCAAGACAGTAAGTTGTGTGGTGGAAGATGGAGTGGAGACGTACGTGAAACCAGACTACCATCCTTGTGCCTGGGGCAGCGGTCAGTGCAGCCGCGTGGTCGT CTATCGTACCTACATGAAGCCCAGGTACAAAGTAGCCTATAAAATGGTGACGCAGATGGAGTGGAAGTGTTGCCAGGGTTACAGTGGCAATGACTGTACCAATGGTCCAGTTGGGACAGGAAGCACGAACAGGCCTCAGCCCCAGCCAAGGGATGGAGGAAGTGGGATGAGCACCGGACAAGGAGGCATCAACACTGGCTTTGGACAGAATGGAGGACACGCTG GAAGGGTCGATAATGAAAAGATGAGGCAGCTGGAAGAAAAGATTCACACCCTGACTAAAACTATTGATGACTTGCAATCTACCATCACCTCCATGAATGAGCACTTTCAGGGAGGGGTCAACAAACCCGTTCTTCACAGCAGCGGTGGTATATCTTCCGGAGCAAGAAATCCTGCTGATGCAGCTCAACCAGAGATTAAAGAGACAATTCACAGCATTCAGACCAAACTGGATCAACTTGACAATCGCACACAG GCTCATGATAAAACCCTTGTAAGCATCAACAATCATCTTGTAAATGGAAAAGGGAATGATCTGGAAGGAGGTCTTTCTGGAGGAAGTTTGAGTGAAAAAAGTCTAAACTCACTGAAGGAGGAGATCCTTAAGGAGCTTGAGAGAAGGGTTTCACTATCATGTTCCTCCTGTCAG GCTGGTGTGGAGGACCTGCATATGCAGCAGCAGGAAGACCGGGAAAGAATTCGGGCCCTGGAGAAGCAGCTTAATGCAATGGATGTTCATTATCGACAAGGAATCGATGGGTTGCGGCGGGAAGTAGCGAGTTCAAAGGGATGTTGTGACACCCTCAATGACCTCCGAAACCGCGTCACAGATGCTGAGCGCAAGATCAGCTCAGCAGCAGAGAACTTTGATGTCCTACAGAACCGCCTGAACAACGAGCTTAAAGGAGGAAGCGGCAACAGTAATAATGATGGAGGCTTCAGAGGAGGAGTGATTGGTGCTGAAGGTGGAAGAAGTGGTAGCAGCAGGGATATAGTGGTGACTGAGGATAAACTGAACAATCGACTGAAGGATTTGGAACAACGGGTCAATGGGACTATGGAGCAAACTGAACAAAGCTGTGCATATCTGGAAAATGATTTGAAGGACTATTTTCACAGAGAACTTGGCGACCTTCGGACTGTGTTCCTGGACCGCTTTGATGATCAGGCTTTCAGAATTACAGACGTGGAGCTGGATGTGGGGCTTGTGAAGCAAAGGGTGAATGAACATGATAAGACAATGTCAAAGCTAGAAAACAGAACCTCCGACCTGAGCAGGAAGCTGGAGGAGTGTGGCTGTAGAAGCATGGGGGGAGGAGGGGAAgtaggaagaggaggggggacAACTATCAATGGTGGTGGCCGCGGTGACACTACTGGTGGTGCCAGTGACACGGGTGGAGACAGAGGTGGCACTAGTGGTGGCAGAGTTGGTAATGGTGGAAGTAGAGGTAGCATTGGCGGAAGCAGTGGTGGCCTTGGTCGGGACGAAGGAGGAAGTGGGACTGTGAGAGGAGGAGGATTACCGGGTATAGGAGGAGAAAGAGATAATTCAACAAGGAAGTCACTGGAGTGGAGAGTGGTTGCCAATGAGGATCAAATTAGACATTTTAACACAAAACTCAAGGACCTCTCCGTGTCGGGAGACTCTCTTAATGATAAG GTAGTGGATCTGAGCCATGATATCCATAAGATCAAGGCTTTGACTGGTGATCACAGTGAACACTTTAACCGCATTGTGACAGAGGTGGAGTTGCTTGGGCAGGACTGTGAAATCTGTGGGACAGTGGAAGACGAGTTGCGGAAGCTGCGGAATCATTCCAAGGATGCACTGGGCCGCCTGCAGAACCACATCAACAGACTTCAGCTGAGTTTAGACTCTGGGGGTGCCTGCAACCAGATGTGCTCTCATTTGCAGGATGAAGTTCGTCTGCTGCGAGAAGATGTCACACGGTGCACCAATAAAT GTGGTGGTTCTGGTAGCACCAGTTTCACCGGTGCAAATGGAGGTACCAGGGAAGATGGACCCCGTTTGGATGGCGAGAGGCCTTTAGATGGTTACAGTGTGATTGGAGGCTccatcaacaacaaccagatGAAGACATTGCAGGGTGAATTGTCTGAGGTCATCCTGACCTTCAGCTCTATAAACGACACCTTAAAGGGTCTTGAACACACGGTACAGAAACATGGCAGCGTCATCACCGACCTGG GAAACACAAAGGATAAGATTATCTCTGAACTGGACAAAATACAACAGGAGGTGACAGAACACATTGAGAAAAGTCGGGACCGGTTGGATAGGATGGACGAAGATGTCAGACGTTTTGAGAGCACGATGCTGGTAGAGATGGGAGACTGTAAGAGATCAGGTGATGGGCTGGAGAAGAGGCTATCCAAACTTGAAGGAGTCTGTGGAAGGTTGGACGGAGTCTATGACTCCATCCACAAGATCAAGGAAG GACTGAACCAACATGTATCTAGCTTATGGACATGTTTTTCGGGTCTGAACAACTCAGTCATCCATCATGGAGGAATCTTAGACTTTGTACAGAAGAACCAGGATGATGTTCAGAGCCGGATGAAGAACCTCAATTCGAGCTTGAACTACATCTTGAAAGAGATGCAAAGTTTCTCAGACCATGCCCTGACTG gatgtgagacgcatcttcaaccaacaaaagattaa
- the LOC133470150 gene encoding EMILIN-1-A-like isoform X4 — MALLLLLALLTCVDAKSAFPLRTSYNLYAGGHAHAQGARIASRHRNWCAHVVTKTVSCVVEDGVETYVKPDYHPCAWGSGQCSRVVVYRTYMKPRYKVAYKMVTQMEWKCCQGYSGNDCTNGPVGTGSTNRPQPQPRDGGSGMSTGQGGINTGFGQNGGHAGRVDNEKMRQLEEKIHTLTKTIDDLQSTITSMNEHFQGGVNKPVLHSSGGISSGARNPADAAQPEIKETIHSIQTKLDQLDNRTQAHDKTLVSINNHLVNGKGNDLEGGLSGGSLSEKSLNSLKEEILKELERRVSLSCSSCQAGVEDLHMQQQEDRERIRALEKQLNAMDVHYRQGIDGLRREVASSKGCCDTLNDLRNRVTDAERKISSAAENFDVLQNRLNNELKGGSGNSNNDGGFRGGVIGAEGGRSGSSRDIVVTEDKLNNRLKDLEQRVNGTMEQTEQSCAYLENDLKDYFHRELGDLRTVFLDRFDDQAFRITDVELDVGLVKQRVNEHDKTMSKLENRTSDLSRKLEECGCRSMGGGGEVGRGGGTTINGGGRGDTTGGASDTGGDRGGTSGGRVGNGGSRGSIGGSSGGLGRDEGGSGTVRGGGLPGIGGERDNSTRKSLEWRVVANEDQIRHFNTKLKDLSVSGDSLNDKVVDLSHDIHKIKALTGDHSEHFNRIVTEVELLGQDCEICGTVEDELRKLRNHSKDALGRLQNHINRLQLSLDSGGACNQMCSHLQDEVRLLREDVTRCTNKCGGSGSTSFTGANGGTREDGPRLDGERPLDGYSVIGGSINNNQMKTLQGELSEVILTFSSINDTLKGLEHTVQKHGSVITDLGNTKDKIISELDKIQQEVTEHIEKSRDRLDRMDEDVRRFESTMLVEMGDCKRSGDGLEKRLSKLEGVCGRLDGVYDSIHKIKEGLNQHVSSLWTCFSGLNNSVIHHGGILDFVQKNQDDVQSRMKNLNSSLNYILKEMQSFSDHALTDSSKCSYNLYVY, encoded by the exons GAATTGGTGTGCACACGTGGTAACCAAGACAGTAAGTTGTGTGGTGGAAGATGGAGTGGAGACGTACGTGAAACCAGACTACCATCCTTGTGCCTGGGGCAGCGGTCAGTGCAGCCGCGTGGTCGT CTATCGTACCTACATGAAGCCCAGGTACAAAGTAGCCTATAAAATGGTGACGCAGATGGAGTGGAAGTGTTGCCAGGGTTACAGTGGCAATGACTGTACCAATGGTCCAGTTGGGACAGGAAGCACGAACAGGCCTCAGCCCCAGCCAAGGGATGGAGGAAGTGGGATGAGCACCGGACAAGGAGGCATCAACACTGGCTTTGGACAGAATGGAGGACACGCTG GAAGGGTCGATAATGAAAAGATGAGGCAGCTGGAAGAAAAGATTCACACCCTGACTAAAACTATTGATGACTTGCAATCTACCATCACCTCCATGAATGAGCACTTTCAGGGAGGGGTCAACAAACCCGTTCTTCACAGCAGCGGTGGTATATCTTCCGGAGCAAGAAATCCTGCTGATGCAGCTCAACCAGAGATTAAAGAGACAATTCACAGCATTCAGACCAAACTGGATCAACTTGACAATCGCACACAG GCTCATGATAAAACCCTTGTAAGCATCAACAATCATCTTGTAAATGGAAAAGGGAATGATCTGGAAGGAGGTCTTTCTGGAGGAAGTTTGAGTGAAAAAAGTCTAAACTCACTGAAGGAGGAGATCCTTAAGGAGCTTGAGAGAAGGGTTTCACTATCATGTTCCTCCTGTCAG GCTGGTGTGGAGGACCTGCATATGCAGCAGCAGGAAGACCGGGAAAGAATTCGGGCCCTGGAGAAGCAGCTTAATGCAATGGATGTTCATTATCGACAAGGAATCGATGGGTTGCGGCGGGAAGTAGCGAGTTCAAAGGGATGTTGTGACACCCTCAATGACCTCCGAAACCGCGTCACAGATGCTGAGCGCAAGATCAGCTCAGCAGCAGAGAACTTTGATGTCCTACAGAACCGCCTGAACAACGAGCTTAAAGGAGGAAGCGGCAACAGTAATAATGATGGAGGCTTCAGAGGAGGAGTGATTGGTGCTGAAGGTGGAAGAAGTGGTAGCAGCAGGGATATAGTGGTGACTGAGGATAAACTGAACAATCGACTGAAGGATTTGGAACAACGGGTCAATGGGACTATGGAGCAAACTGAACAAAGCTGTGCATATCTGGAAAATGATTTGAAGGACTATTTTCACAGAGAACTTGGCGACCTTCGGACTGTGTTCCTGGACCGCTTTGATGATCAGGCTTTCAGAATTACAGACGTGGAGCTGGATGTGGGGCTTGTGAAGCAAAGGGTGAATGAACATGATAAGACAATGTCAAAGCTAGAAAACAGAACCTCCGACCTGAGCAGGAAGCTGGAGGAGTGTGGCTGTAGAAGCATGGGGGGAGGAGGGGAAgtaggaagaggaggggggacAACTATCAATGGTGGTGGCCGCGGTGACACTACTGGTGGTGCCAGTGACACGGGTGGAGACAGAGGTGGCACTAGTGGTGGCAGAGTTGGTAATGGTGGAAGTAGAGGTAGCATTGGCGGAAGCAGTGGTGGCCTTGGTCGGGACGAAGGAGGAAGTGGGACTGTGAGAGGAGGAGGATTACCGGGTATAGGAGGAGAAAGAGATAATTCAACAAGGAAGTCACTGGAGTGGAGAGTGGTTGCCAATGAGGATCAAATTAGACATTTTAACACAAAACTCAAGGACCTCTCCGTGTCGGGAGACTCTCTTAATGATAAG GTAGTGGATCTGAGCCATGATATCCATAAGATCAAGGCTTTGACTGGTGATCACAGTGAACACTTTAACCGCATTGTGACAGAGGTGGAGTTGCTTGGGCAGGACTGTGAAATCTGTGGGACAGTGGAAGACGAGTTGCGGAAGCTGCGGAATCATTCCAAGGATGCACTGGGCCGCCTGCAGAACCACATCAACAGACTTCAGCTGAGTTTAGACTCTGGGGGTGCCTGCAACCAGATGTGCTCTCATTTGCAGGATGAAGTTCGTCTGCTGCGAGAAGATGTCACACGGTGCACCAATAAAT GTGGTGGTTCTGGTAGCACCAGTTTCACCGGTGCAAATGGAGGTACCAGGGAAGATGGACCCCGTTTGGATGGCGAGAGGCCTTTAGATGGTTACAGTGTGATTGGAGGCTccatcaacaacaaccagatGAAGACATTGCAGGGTGAATTGTCTGAGGTCATCCTGACCTTCAGCTCTATAAACGACACCTTAAAGGGTCTTGAACACACGGTACAGAAACATGGCAGCGTCATCACCGACCTGG GAAACACAAAGGATAAGATTATCTCTGAACTGGACAAAATACAACAGGAGGTGACAGAACACATTGAGAAAAGTCGGGACCGGTTGGATAGGATGGACGAAGATGTCAGACGTTTTGAGAGCACGATGCTGGTAGAGATGGGAGACTGTAAGAGATCAGGTGATGGGCTGGAGAAGAGGCTATCCAAACTTGAAGGAGTCTGTGGAAGGTTGGACGGAGTCTATGACTCCATCCACAAGATCAAGGAAG GACTGAACCAACATGTATCTAGCTTATGGACATGTTTTTCGGGTCTGAACAACTCAGTCATCCATCATGGAGGAATCTTAGACTTTGTACAGAAGAACCAGGATGATGTTCAGAGCCGGATGAAGAACCTCAATTCGAGCTTGAACTACATCTTGAAAGAGATGCAAAGTTTCTCAGACCATGCCCTGACTG